One genomic window of Dehalococcoidia bacterium includes the following:
- a CDS encoding enoyl-CoA hydratase encodes MADDVLYELTNDGVAVITLNRPESLNAMGGQLMPMLADYLQKSAYDPNVRCVVLTGAGRAFCAGGDVKDMAAGRGAGSGSGNGRSPAALLALGVDGLRLSQRQTSYMLHTMPKVTIAMVNGHAVGAGLSLALACDMRVASDQAKLGTVFRNVGFSGDFGGSYYLQKLVGMGRARELYLTGEILAAADALSIGMVNRVVPHDQLREETLALASQIASGPTLAFARMKENLNRAETSDLGALLDQEALNMRLSGGTNDHREAAQAFVEKRKPSFTGN; translated from the coding sequence ATGGCTGACGACGTACTGTACGAACTGACCAACGACGGCGTGGCCGTGATCACGCTCAACCGTCCGGAGAGCCTCAACGCCATGGGCGGCCAGCTCATGCCGATGCTCGCTGACTACTTGCAGAAGTCCGCATACGATCCGAACGTCCGCTGTGTCGTACTCACCGGTGCCGGACGCGCCTTCTGCGCGGGTGGCGACGTCAAGGACATGGCTGCAGGTCGCGGAGCCGGCAGCGGGAGCGGCAACGGCCGATCGCCCGCGGCGCTGCTCGCCCTCGGCGTCGATGGGTTGCGCCTGTCGCAGCGGCAGACCAGTTACATGCTGCACACCATGCCGAAGGTCACGATCGCGATGGTGAACGGCCACGCGGTCGGCGCCGGCCTGAGCCTCGCGCTCGCGTGCGACATGCGCGTCGCATCCGACCAGGCGAAGCTCGGCACTGTGTTCCGCAACGTCGGCTTCAGCGGCGACTTCGGCGGATCGTACTACCTGCAGAAGCTCGTCGGCATGGGCAGGGCGCGCGAACTCTACCTTACGGGCGAGATCCTCGCCGCCGCAGATGCACTCTCCATCGGCATGGTGAACCGCGTCGTCCCGCACGACCAGCTGCGCGAGGAGACGCTCGCGCTAGCATCGCAGATCGCCTCCGGCCCGACGCTCGCGTTCGCGCGGATGAAGGAGAATCTGAACCGGGCTGAGACCAGCGATCTCGGCGCGCTGCTCGACCAGGAGGCGCTGAACATGCGCCTCAGCGGCGGCACGAACGACCACCGCGAGGCCGCGCAGGCGTTCGTCGAGAAGCGCAAGCCGTCGTTCACGGGTAACTGA
- a CDS encoding YIP1 family protein, translated as MMSQAGGMDVNSLMQKVRRLAMLDTTVFDEVRADASYTLPAAAVAVVSTLLFALGTWLWWIFEDGPDSGEFFLKSVIIGTIISLIVFGVAVGVTYVMLTQVFRARADMNELVRVMGFATLPLALGLLFFLPGGFGFGLSLLALAVTFGTLVIAVQSATDAPAGRALAATAVGFLVWIAILSLFGASADSTDIGYVPNIFLFAID; from the coding sequence ATGATGTCACAGGCCGGAGGCATGGATGTAAACAGCCTCATGCAAAAGGTCCGCAGGCTGGCGATGCTCGACACCACGGTGTTCGACGAGGTGCGCGCGGACGCGAGTTACACCCTCCCCGCCGCCGCCGTCGCCGTCGTTTCGACGCTGTTATTCGCCCTCGGGACGTGGCTCTGGTGGATCTTCGAGGATGGCCCCGACAGCGGCGAGTTCTTCCTCAAGTCGGTGATCATCGGCACGATCATCTCGCTGATCGTCTTCGGCGTTGCCGTCGGCGTTACCTACGTGATGCTGACGCAGGTCTTCCGCGCCCGCGCGGACATGAACGAACTGGTCCGCGTGATGGGCTTCGCGACGCTCCCGCTTGCGCTTGGACTCTTGTTCTTCCTTCCGGGGGGCTTCGGGTTCGGCTTGAGTCTCCTCGCTCTCGCCGTCACCTTCGGCACCCTCGTGATCGCCGTGCAGAGCGCCACCGATGCGCCGGCAGGGCGCGCGCTCGCTGCGACCGCCGTCGGATTCCTTGTGTGGATCGCGATCCTCAGCCTGTTCGGCGCCAGCGCCGACTCCACCGATATCGGTTATGTGCCGAACATCTTCCTCTTCGCGATCGACTAA
- a CDS encoding DSD1 family PLP-dependent enzyme — MELHEIPTPALVVDLAAMERNIRRMADYFAARSCKLRPHFKAHKTPAIARRQLAAGQCTGLTCATVDEAEVVARERLTRDVLIANEVVGPGKAERVAKLAQACDVIVAVDTEYGLQDIARAAEAAGVEVGVVVDVNVGLPRCGVAPGEPAVRLAKRAEETQGVRFRGFMGYEGHVVAIEDRAEREQKATRSMDRLLSTASMARDQGMRVEIVSGGGTGTFDITGALEGMTEIQAGSYVLMDTAYAKLDLPFEQAFTVLGTVLSRPRPEQLAADNGHKACSIDHGNPSVKGIEGANVLYLADEHVVVAVPAECTIAVGDRIELWPSHIDPTINLHDWMYVVDGDRVLDVWSIAARGYRGHQAV; from the coding sequence ATGGAGCTGCACGAGATCCCGACCCCGGCGCTCGTCGTCGATCTGGCGGCCATGGAGCGCAATATCCGGCGCATGGCGGACTATTTCGCGGCGCGGTCGTGCAAGCTGCGGCCGCACTTCAAGGCGCACAAGACGCCGGCGATCGCGCGGCGGCAGCTCGCGGCCGGGCAGTGCACGGGACTGACGTGCGCGACCGTCGACGAAGCCGAGGTGGTCGCGCGTGAACGTCTCACCCGCGACGTGCTGATCGCGAACGAGGTCGTGGGGCCGGGGAAGGCTGAGCGCGTCGCGAAGCTCGCGCAGGCGTGCGATGTCATCGTTGCGGTGGACACGGAGTATGGGCTACAGGACATCGCGCGCGCGGCCGAAGCGGCGGGCGTCGAGGTCGGCGTGGTGGTCGACGTGAACGTCGGGCTGCCGCGATGCGGCGTGGCGCCGGGCGAGCCGGCGGTGCGGCTGGCAAAGCGGGCCGAAGAGACGCAGGGCGTGCGGTTTCGTGGTTTCATGGGCTACGAGGGGCATGTCGTCGCGATCGAGGACCGCGCCGAGCGCGAGCAAAAGGCGACGCGGTCGATGGACCGGCTTCTGAGCACGGCATCGATGGCGCGGGACCAGGGGATGCGCGTCGAGATCGTGAGCGGCGGCGGGACGGGCACGTTCGACATCACGGGCGCGCTGGAGGGGATGACCGAGATCCAGGCGGGGTCGTACGTGCTGATGGACACGGCGTACGCGAAGCTCGACCTGCCCTTCGAGCAGGCGTTTACGGTGCTCGGGACGGTGCTGAGCCGGCCGCGTCCCGAGCAGCTCGCGGCGGACAACGGGCATAAAGCATGCTCGATCGACCACGGGAATCCGTCTGTGAAGGGGATTGAGGGCGCGAACGTGCTGTATCTCGCCGACGAGCACGTGGTGGTGGCGGTGCCCGCTGAGTGCACGATCGCTGTTGGCGATCGCATCGAGCTGTGGCCGTCGCACATCGACCCGACGATCAACTTGCATGACTGGATGTACGTCGTGGACGGCGACCGCGTGCTCGACGTGTGGTCGATCGCCGCACGCGGGTATCGCGGACATCAGGCGGTATGA
- a CDS encoding MFS transporter encodes MDLLGRIREDMALEANIGKSFLYRFLIQFQLWWPIWVIYLQKERDLSLTQITLLDTPFFLLIVFAEVPTGAIADRYGRRISLMLGSLMFAIAVFIFGVAENYLVILLSYTAWGLALTLQSGADTALLYDSLKSMGREEEFQKINGRLWALTSLAVLLAILIGAPIAAATSLSVPILLSAGVALAAVPVALSMREPSYRGHEEPEPYLRMVRNGVRDAWNKKPLRYIIAFSGVLQAAVFAPLIFLQPFLDSFDVGTGNLGLWQAPVRAAGMMSAFFAHRLISRLGERGTFLAMPVALGIAYLSLAGMDNMWVYAAFIPVGFVAGLSNPALSDYVNRRIPSDRRATMLSIQNLAGSVLLAFIEPISGALADTVGLRGMFLMFGVLTLVIGPAILWLWNRAESDELDAGSGQSRRATEQAPEIMPVS; translated from the coding sequence GTGGATCTGCTCGGGCGCATACGCGAGGACATGGCCCTCGAGGCCAACATCGGGAAGTCGTTCCTCTATCGCTTCCTCATCCAGTTTCAACTGTGGTGGCCGATCTGGGTCATCTATCTGCAGAAGGAACGCGACCTCTCGCTGACGCAGATCACGCTGCTCGATACGCCGTTCTTCCTGCTTATCGTCTTCGCGGAGGTGCCGACGGGCGCCATCGCCGACCGCTACGGGCGACGCATCTCGCTCATGCTTGGCAGCCTCATGTTTGCGATCGCGGTGTTCATCTTCGGCGTCGCCGAGAACTACCTCGTGATCCTGCTGTCATACACGGCGTGGGGCCTGGCGCTGACGCTGCAATCCGGGGCCGACACGGCGCTCTTGTACGACAGCTTGAAGAGCATGGGCCGCGAGGAAGAGTTCCAGAAGATCAATGGCCGTCTTTGGGCGCTCACGTCGCTCGCGGTGCTGCTCGCGATCCTCATCGGCGCGCCGATCGCCGCGGCGACATCGCTGTCGGTGCCGATTCTCCTGAGCGCCGGCGTGGCACTCGCCGCGGTACCCGTCGCGCTCTCGATGCGCGAGCCGTCCTATCGCGGGCACGAGGAACCGGAGCCCTACCTCCGCATGGTGCGGAACGGCGTCCGCGACGCGTGGAACAAGAAGCCGTTGCGTTACATCATCGCGTTTAGCGGCGTGCTCCAGGCGGCCGTCTTCGCACCGCTGATCTTCTTGCAGCCCTTCCTCGACTCGTTCGACGTCGGTACGGGCAACCTCGGGCTCTGGCAGGCGCCGGTGCGCGCCGCCGGCATGATGTCGGCCTTCTTTGCGCACCGTTTGATCTCGCGCCTGGGCGAGCGCGGCACGTTTCTCGCGATGCCCGTGGCGCTGGGCATTGCGTATCTCTCGCTCGCCGGCATGGACAACATGTGGGTGTACGCCGCATTCATCCCCGTCGGCTTCGTCGCCGGGCTTTCGAATCCGGCCCTCTCTGATTATGTAAATCGGCGCATCCCCAGCGACCGCCGCGCGACGATGCTCTCGATCCAGAACCTCGCCGGCAGCGTCCTGCTCGCGTTCATCGAACCGATCAGCGGCGCGCTCGCTGACACCGTTGGACTGCGGGGTATGTTCCTGATGTTCGGCGTGCTCACGCTCGTCATCGGCCCGGCGATCCTCTGGCTCTGGAACCGCGCCGAGTCCGACGAACTGGACGCCGGGTCCGGGCAGTCGCGCCGCGCCACGGAACAGGCGCCGGAGATCATGCCCGTCTCATGA
- the greA gene encoding transcription elongation factor GreA: MKFVRWIGPQRDLGTMRGHDVAQYAENFPPTVSDAAKRADFVRAFLKWSKERGYTRENLGTHLRVRKANKSNSNAQTLEEQPVYLTKEGHDDLVKELELLKERRPLIQADLARAMADKDFRENAPLDAARNEQAHLEARIRELDGTLRKAVILEAGATHAGDVSRLGDVVTIKDLRTSKETTFTLVNPDEMRSGQGKISIASPVGKAIYQHRAGEEVEVEAPSGTFRIRIESIVSSS; this comes from the coding sequence TTGAAGTTCGTCCGCTGGATCGGCCCCCAGCGAGATCTGGGCACGATGCGCGGACACGATGTGGCGCAATACGCCGAGAACTTTCCTCCCACCGTTTCTGATGCAGCAAAGCGCGCGGATTTCGTCCGCGCGTTTCTTAAGTGGTCAAAGGAACGCGGATACACGCGTGAGAACCTCGGTACGCATCTGCGGGTGCGGAAGGCGAACAAGTCGAACTCGAACGCCCAGACGCTCGAAGAGCAGCCGGTCTACCTGACGAAGGAAGGCCACGACGACCTGGTGAAGGAACTCGAGTTGCTCAAGGAGCGGCGGCCGCTGATCCAGGCGGACCTGGCCCGCGCGATGGCAGACAAGGACTTCCGCGAGAACGCGCCGCTCGACGCCGCCCGCAACGAGCAGGCGCACCTGGAAGCGCGTATCCGCGAACTCGACGGCACGCTGCGCAAGGCCGTGATCCTGGAGGCCGGCGCGACGCACGCCGGCGACGTTTCGCGGCTCGGCGATGTGGTGACGATCAAGGACCTGCGCACCAGCAAGGAGACGACGTTCACCCTGGTGAACCCCGACGAGATGCGCTCGGGCCAAGGTAAGATCTCGATCGCATCGCCGGTCGGGAAGGCGATCTACCAACACCGCGCCGGCGAAGAAGTCGAGGTGGAAGCGCCTTCGGGCACGTTCCGCATCCGCATCGAGTCGATCGTTTCGTCGTCCTGA
- a CDS encoding AMP-binding protein, translated as MVFSGPWPSLEPYEPLSVPQMIEQAARRLPDKPALIAVDGKQYTYAELWTAIRGMARALQDEGVRKGDMVAIYAPNSCEYAVALHGALLAGATVTTLNPLYREREVEHQLADAGAEVVFTLGALLPVVDAAKAHLPKIEHVYELERAWDMAAAAKGDPDPVAIDPYADIAVLPYSSGTTGLPKGVMLTHQNLTANIRQTIALGLTNEDAVMLDFLPFYHIYGMMVLLNVGLVMGATQIVLPRFDPEGALALIQQHKVTDLFVVPPAILALVNNPKLAEYDLSSLRLLVSGAAPLPLEVGRQAQEKLHCTVMQAYGMTESSPVTNVNPVDAPRDGTVGPPVADTLEKVVNLDTGEELGPDEIGELLVYGPQVMKGYWNRPDATAETITPDGWLRTGDIASADADGYVRIHDRKKEMIKYKGYQVAPAELEGLLMEHPGVRDAAVIPKADAEAGEVPKAFVVPREPGLNLDEVVAFVAERVAPYKKIRYIETVDAIPKNPSGKILRRELIEQERARERA; from the coding sequence ATGGTCTTCTCCGGTCCCTGGCCGAGCCTCGAGCCGTACGAACCCCTGAGCGTGCCGCAGATGATCGAGCAGGCGGCGCGGCGCCTGCCGGACAAGCCCGCGCTCATCGCCGTCGACGGCAAGCAGTACACGTATGCCGAGCTGTGGACCGCGATTCGCGGCATGGCTCGCGCCCTCCAGGACGAAGGCGTCCGCAAGGGCGACATGGTCGCCATCTACGCGCCGAACTCCTGCGAATACGCCGTCGCGCTGCACGGCGCACTGCTCGCGGGGGCGACCGTCACGACGCTCAACCCGCTCTATCGAGAGCGCGAAGTCGAGCATCAACTGGCCGACGCCGGCGCCGAAGTGGTCTTCACGCTCGGCGCGCTGCTGCCCGTCGTCGACGCCGCGAAGGCGCATCTGCCGAAGATCGAACACGTGTACGAACTCGAGCGCGCCTGGGACATGGCGGCCGCCGCCAAGGGCGATCCCGATCCGGTTGCGATCGATCCGTACGCGGACATCGCGGTGCTGCCGTACTCCAGCGGAACCACGGGGCTGCCGAAGGGCGTCATGCTCACGCATCAGAACCTGACCGCGAACATTCGTCAGACGATCGCGCTCGGCCTGACGAACGAAGACGCCGTCATGCTGGACTTCCTGCCCTTCTATCACATCTACGGCATGATGGTGCTGCTGAACGTCGGGCTCGTCATGGGCGCGACGCAGATCGTGCTGCCGCGCTTCGACCCCGAAGGCGCGCTCGCGCTCATTCAACAGCACAAGGTGACGGACCTGTTCGTCGTGCCGCCGGCCATCCTTGCGCTGGTCAACAATCCAAAGCTCGCCGAGTACGACCTGTCGTCGTTGCGCTTGCTCGTCTCCGGCGCGGCGCCGCTGCCGCTCGAAGTGGGACGCCAGGCGCAGGAGAAGCTGCACTGCACGGTGATGCAGGCGTACGGCATGACGGAGTCGAGCCCGGTGACGAACGTCAACCCGGTCGATGCGCCGCGCGACGGCACCGTCGGTCCGCCGGTCGCGGATACGCTCGAGAAGGTCGTCAATCTCGACACCGGCGAAGAATTAGGGCCCGACGAGATCGGTGAACTGCTGGTCTACGGCCCGCAGGTGATGAAGGGCTACTGGAACCGCCCCGACGCCACCGCCGAGACGATCACGCCCGATGGCTGGCTGCGCACCGGCGACATCGCATCCGCGGATGCCGATGGCTACGTGCGCATCCACGACCGCAAGAAGGAGATGATCAAGTACAAGGGCTACCAGGTCGCGCCCGCCGAACTTGAGGGTCTGCTCATGGAGCACCCCGGCGTGCGCGATGCGGCCGTCATTCCCAAGGCCGACGCCGAAGCCGGCGAAGTGCCAAAGGCGTTCGTCGTCCCCCGTGAGCCGGGGCTGAATCTCGATGAGGTGGTCGCATTCGTCGCGGAGCGCGTCGCCCCCTACAAGAAGATCCGCTACATCGAAACGGTCGATGCGATCCCGAAGAACCCGTCAGGAAAGATCCTGCGCAGAGAACTCATCGAACAGGAGCGCGCCCGCGAGCGCGCGTAG
- the cofD gene encoding 2-phospho-L-lactate transferase, with protein sequence MTSAHAGRIVVLCGGIGGSRFLRALAEVVPHERLVAIINTADDEWFHGLYVSPDPDIVTYALAGEVDEERGWGLRGDTFRWLDSLQRFGHETWFQIGDHDLATHLHRTRLLRGGVPMTSIVRDVARAFGVDVRLLPMTNDRVRTIVETDAGDQPFQEYLVKHHARDGVRAVRFEGAAEASPAPGVLEAINEAQAILIAPSNPIASIGPVLALRDIADAIAVSTAKRAAVSPIVDGASLQPPAGEMMAGLGHAVDVVAVADIYRGFIDTLVIDEADASRAPAIEEMGIRAIVGATIMRDEASRRRLASQVLDALDIPY encoded by the coding sequence ATGACGTCCGCGCACGCAGGAAGAATCGTCGTGCTGTGCGGCGGCATCGGCGGATCGCGATTCCTGCGCGCGCTCGCTGAAGTGGTGCCGCACGAGCGTCTGGTCGCCATCATCAACACGGCGGACGACGAATGGTTCCACGGACTCTACGTCTCGCCCGACCCGGACATCGTCACCTACGCGCTGGCCGGCGAAGTCGACGAGGAGCGCGGCTGGGGCCTCCGCGGCGACACGTTCCGCTGGCTCGATTCGTTGCAACGCTTCGGTCACGAGACGTGGTTTCAGATCGGTGATCACGACCTCGCCACGCACCTGCATCGCACGCGACTCTTGCGCGGTGGCGTGCCAATGACGTCGATCGTCCGCGACGTCGCGCGTGCGTTCGGCGTCGACGTGCGGCTGCTGCCGATGACCAACGACCGCGTGCGTACGATCGTCGAGACCGACGCCGGCGACCAACCGTTCCAGGAGTATCTCGTTAAACACCACGCGCGGGACGGCGTCCGCGCCGTGCGCTTCGAAGGAGCCGCCGAAGCGTCGCCCGCGCCCGGCGTGCTCGAAGCGATCAACGAGGCGCAGGCGATCCTCATCGCACCCAGCAACCCGATCGCAAGCATCGGGCCCGTCCTGGCGCTCCGCGACATCGCCGACGCGATCGCCGTATCGACAGCCAAACGCGCCGCCGTCAGCCCGATCGTCGACGGCGCGTCGCTGCAACCCCCGGCCGGCGAGATGATGGCAGGGCTCGGCCACGCCGTCGACGTCGTCGCGGTCGCCGATATCTACCGCGGCTTCATCGACACACTCGTAATCGATGAAGCGGACGCCTCGCGCGCACCTGCGATCGAGGAAATGGGCATCCGCGCGATCGTCGGCGCCACGATCATGCGGGACGAAGCGTCGCGCCGGCGCCTCGCAAGTCAGGTGCTCGACGCGCTGGACATCCCCTACTGA
- a CDS encoding cation diffusion facilitator family transporter, whose product MRELTQAPARFWRLDVASRAAALSLGSNAVLMVAKLSVGLMFGSVAVLSDGVDSAQDVFASGLAFFAVRLAMQPADEAHPYGHGKTESLAALSQAALIAGGATFIAVAALRRMFDGGADIDVGPSLAIMAVTAVVNLAVAAYAMRAARISESVAIAADARHLLTNVVQAAGVIFALTLVGITGRQIFDPLVALAIAAYLAYTVARITADALRELIDSSLPDEEVAMIEACLATHEHGLRGFHAMRTRKSGREKHIDLHVLVDPAMTVSAAHLRIEEIESDLRSCIPGAKIAIHVDPDEPDIMERGEAEAAPTERGLHLHKH is encoded by the coding sequence ATGAGGGAACTCACGCAGGCGCCGGCTCGGTTCTGGCGTCTGGACGTCGCAAGTCGCGCCGCCGCGCTCTCCCTCGGATCCAACGCCGTCCTGATGGTCGCCAAGCTCAGCGTCGGGCTGATGTTCGGATCGGTCGCGGTCCTGAGCGACGGCGTCGACAGCGCGCAGGACGTCTTCGCGTCGGGGTTGGCATTCTTCGCGGTACGGCTCGCCATGCAGCCCGCCGATGAGGCGCATCCCTACGGTCACGGCAAGACGGAAAGCCTGGCCGCGCTCTCGCAGGCGGCGCTGATCGCCGGCGGCGCGACGTTCATCGCCGTTGCCGCGCTGCGCCGCATGTTCGACGGCGGCGCCGACATCGACGTCGGTCCTTCGCTCGCGATCATGGCGGTGACGGCTGTTGTGAACCTCGCCGTCGCGGCGTACGCCATGCGCGCCGCCCGCATCAGCGAGTCCGTCGCCATCGCCGCTGACGCGCGGCATCTCCTGACGAACGTCGTACAGGCCGCCGGCGTCATCTTCGCGCTGACGCTCGTGGGTATCACGGGACGGCAGATCTTCGACCCGCTCGTGGCCCTAGCCATCGCCGCATACCTGGCGTACACCGTCGCCCGTATCACCGCAGACGCACTGCGTGAGCTGATCGACTCGTCGCTGCCGGACGAAGAAGTCGCCATGATCGAGGCGTGTCTCGCGACGCACGAACACGGATTGCGAGGCTTCCACGCCATGCGCACGCGGAAATCCGGCCGCGAGAAACACATTGATCTGCATGTGCTCGTCGACCCGGCTATGACCGTCAGCGCCGCACACCTCCGGATCGAAGAGATCGAGTCCGACCTGCGGTCATGCATTCCGGGCGCGAAGATCGCGATCCACGTCGACCCCGACGAGCCGGACATCATGGAGCGCGGAGAGGCGGAAGCCGCGCCCACTGAGCGCGGCCTCCATCTTCACAAACATTGA
- a CDS encoding LLM class F420-dependent oxidoreductase: MKLGLSAGYWSSGPPAGIDETIAAADEYGFDSVWTAEAYGSDAFTPLAWWGAKTSKIKLGTAIAQLSARTPAATAMAAMTLDHLSQGRFILGVGASGPQVVEGWYGQPYPRPLERTREFIEIIRKIVARDEPVEYAGKHYQMPYPGGMGLGKPLKSTVHPFRTDLPIYLAAEGPKNVALAAEVADGWLPLFFSPKSDQFYRTALKEGFARPGARHVAGDFEVVAPVSVVITDDIERGANMMRPMLALYVGGMGAKGANFHYDVLARLGYEDECAHVQQLYLSGKKQEAIAAIPLEMVQDTALIGPPGKIKDELAMWKETCLTTMLVGGPPAQLRQIAELVLG; this comes from the coding sequence ATGAAGCTGGGATTGAGCGCGGGCTACTGGAGCAGCGGACCGCCGGCGGGCATCGACGAGACGATCGCCGCGGCGGACGAGTACGGTTTCGATTCGGTGTGGACCGCGGAGGCGTACGGTTCCGACGCGTTCACGCCGCTCGCGTGGTGGGGCGCGAAGACATCGAAGATAAAGCTCGGCACGGCGATCGCCCAGCTTTCGGCGCGGACGCCCGCAGCGACGGCGATGGCGGCGATGACGCTCGACCACCTGTCGCAGGGGCGCTTCATTCTGGGAGTCGGCGCGTCGGGGCCTCAGGTCGTCGAAGGGTGGTACGGGCAGCCGTATCCGCGGCCGCTGGAGCGCACGCGCGAGTTCATCGAGATCATCCGCAAGATCGTCGCGCGCGATGAGCCGGTGGAGTACGCAGGCAAGCATTACCAGATGCCGTACCCGGGCGGCATGGGTCTGGGCAAGCCGCTCAAGTCCACCGTGCACCCGTTCCGCACGGATCTGCCGATCTATCTTGCGGCGGAGGGGCCGAAGAACGTGGCGCTGGCGGCGGAGGTCGCCGACGGCTGGCTGCCGCTGTTCTTCTCCCCGAAAAGCGACCAGTTCTATCGCACGGCGCTGAAGGAAGGGTTCGCGCGGCCAGGCGCGCGGCACGTTGCCGGCGACTTCGAGGTGGTGGCGCCGGTATCGGTCGTGATCACCGATGACATCGAGCGCGGGGCGAACATGATGCGGCCGATGCTGGCGCTGTACGTCGGCGGCATGGGCGCGAAGGGCGCGAACTTCCACTACGACGTGCTGGCGCGCCTCGGCTACGAAGATGAGTGCGCGCACGTGCAGCAGTTGTACTTGAGCGGCAAGAAGCAGGAAGCGATCGCCGCGATCCCGCTCGAGATGGTGCAGGACACGGCGCTGATCGGGCCGCCTGGCAAGATCAAAGACGAACTGGCGATGTGGAAGGAGACCTGCCTGACCACGATGCTCGTCGGCGGGCCGCCGGCGCAGTTGCGGCAGATCGCGGAACTGGTGCTGGGCTAG
- the rsmG gene encoding 16S rRNA (guanine(527)-N(7))-methyltransferase RsmG, translating into MLDSLRTEAPRYGISLTDAQLLQFERYVTLLAEWNQRVNLVSDATADVVLRRHIIESLALGASLREREVLRPDARIIEIGAGAGFPSLPIKISWPSIRLALLEATAKKTAFLSAVVEALDLSDTVVVTGRAEELGHDPSLRDGFDLVLARAVAPLPALLELTLPFARIGGRVVAPKGSRVEEEVAASKRALSVLGAKLFVVPLDVPGPKQKIVVAVKQAATPPEYPRRAGVPSKSPL; encoded by the coding sequence ATGCTCGACAGCTTGCGCACGGAAGCTCCACGATATGGCATCAGCCTCACCGATGCGCAACTCCTGCAATTCGAGCGTTATGTGACCTTGCTCGCCGAATGGAATCAGCGCGTTAACCTCGTCTCCGATGCGACCGCGGACGTCGTCCTGCGACGCCACATCATCGAATCGCTCGCGCTCGGCGCCTCGCTTCGCGAACGAGAGGTGCTTCGCCCCGATGCCCGCATCATCGAGATCGGAGCGGGCGCGGGATTTCCGAGTCTGCCGATCAAGATCTCGTGGCCATCGATCCGCCTCGCGCTGCTCGAAGCTACGGCGAAGAAGACGGCATTCTTATCCGCGGTCGTGGAAGCGCTGGACCTCTCGGACACCGTCGTTGTGACGGGCCGTGCCGAGGAACTGGGGCACGATCCGTCCCTCCGGGATGGCTTCGACCTGGTGCTGGCGCGGGCCGTCGCCCCCCTTCCCGCGTTGCTGGAGCTGACACTGCCGTTTGCCCGCATCGGCGGACGCGTCGTCGCTCCCAAGGGGTCGCGCGTCGAGGAAGAGGTGGCGGCTTCGAAACGCGCGCTCTCGGTCCTGGGCGCGAAGCTGTTCGTCGTGCCACTCGACGTGCCCGGCCCGAAGCAGAAGATCGTCGTCGCCGTGAAGCAGGCGGCGACGCCTCCCGAGTACCCGCGTCGCGCCGGCGTGCCCTCGAAGTCACCGCTCTGA
- a CDS encoding HEPN domain-containing protein encodes MVSFGEVIERTRPMMELAESVDPKTPGAAGLAYQAAELAVHILLMEIDGTDPWDDEKRYRRMREVLGVDEEQHDLAFMHKVRLRDFYANATRITTDYGPAFGPPLEVPDADDCRRCVAMARRIVDAVQAKVEDLRPERP; translated from the coding sequence ATGGTCAGTTTTGGCGAAGTGATCGAGCGTACACGGCCCATGATGGAACTCGCTGAGTCCGTCGATCCGAAGACGCCGGGAGCTGCCGGGCTTGCATACCAGGCCGCCGAACTCGCCGTGCATATCTTGCTGATGGAGATCGACGGTACGGATCCGTGGGATGACGAGAAGCGGTATCGGCGAATGCGTGAGGTGCTGGGGGTTGACGAGGAGCAGCACGACCTGGCGTTCATGCACAAGGTGCGGTTGCGTGATTTCTATGCGAATGCGACGCGCATCACGACAGACTATGGTCCTGCGTTTGGACCGCCGTTGGAGGTGCCGGACGCGGATGACTGCCGGCGGTGCGTGGCGATGGCGCGTCGGATCGTAGATGCGGTGCAGGCCAAGGTGGAGGACTTGCGCCCGGAGCGTCCATAG
- a CDS encoding phage holin family protein: MTTELHHEPLGDQLKRGFDEFSGVREEMMDLFQDLRGLAQKEMELARAELSEQAGYARMSATFGAVAALLGLVTLGFIAVTSMFLLDLVVPLWAAALITTGGLLLLTLLLAALAYAQLKQLTVAPKKTLHSVNEDMRWARDRMNFSAK, from the coding sequence ATGACGACCGAACTTCACCACGAACCGCTCGGCGACCAGCTCAAGCGGGGGTTCGACGAGTTTTCGGGTGTCAGGGAAGAGATGATGGACCTCTTCCAGGACCTTCGCGGGCTCGCGCAGAAGGAGATGGAGCTGGCACGCGCGGAATTGTCCGAGCAGGCCGGCTACGCGCGGATGAGCGCCACGTTCGGTGCGGTGGCGGCGCTGCTGGGATTGGTCACGCTGGGCTTCATTGCCGTGACGTCGATGTTCCTGCTCGACCTGGTCGTACCGTTGTGGGCAGCGGCGTTGATCACGACGGGCGGCCTGCTGCTGCTCACGTTGCTGCTGGCGGCGCTCGCGTATGCGCAACTGAAGCAGCTCACGGTAGCGCCGAAAAAGACGTTGCACTCAGTGAATGAGGATATGCGATGGGCAAGAGATCGGATGAACTTCAGCGCGAAATAG